One Brassica oleracea var. oleracea cultivar TO1000 chromosome C7, BOL, whole genome shotgun sequence genomic window carries:
- the LOC106302517 gene encoding uncharacterized protein LOC106302517 translates to MEVKDVKSAFFWFDNWLQLGKLIDITGAVGTQYLGIPCNARVCEVVSHEQWNVRGHRRRHYHALHERIQREPIPDAQQGSDVVLWKHSDDDFKPWFSSLKTWEQIREKKATVPWSRAVWFTQGVPRYTFIVWLAVRNRLSTGDRMRAWGIQRSCVLCGEKDETRDHVFFACRYSYTACDKLASRLSGNITDPDWTSSLQLVNTNNLQKYLIGSC, encoded by the coding sequence ATGGAGGTTAAGGATGTGAAGTCAGCGTTTTTTTGGTTTGATAATTGGTTGCAGCTTGGAAAACTTATTGACATCACTGGCGCTGTCGGTACTCAGTATCTAGGCATACCTTGTAATGCTAGAGTCTGTGAGGTAGTTTCTCACGAGCAGTGGAATGTTAGAGGTCATAGAAGGCGACACTATCACGCACTGCATGAACGCATTCAGAGAGAACCGATACCAGATGCTCAGCAAGGCAGTGACGTGGTATTATGGAAGCATTCTGATGATGACTTCAAGCCCTGGTTCTCTTCTCTTAAAACTTGGGAGCAGATTCGAGAAAAGAAGGCTACGGTACCTTGGAGTCGCGCTGTCTGGTTCACTCAAGGAGTACCGCGGTACACATTTATTGTCTGGTTGGCAGTCAGAAATAGATTATCCACAGGTGATAGAATGAGAGCTTGGGGCATACAGCGGAGCTGTGTTCTGTGTGGGGAGAAAGATGAAACGCGTGATCATGTCTTCTTCGCATGTCGCTACTCCTACACAGCTTGTGACAAGCTGGCAAGCAGACTCAGTGGAAACATAACAGACCCGGACTGGACGAGCTCTCTGCAACTAGTGAACACAAACAACCTGCAAAAATACTTGATCGGATCTTGCTGA
- the LOC106307015 gene encoding myosin heavy chain, clone 203 isoform X1, translating to MDHNLDENESLRARVIQLEHERSELQKDIEQLCMQQAGPSILGVATRMHFQRTASLEQEIEALKMKLANCSREKHNLQEELAEAYRVKAQLADLHAGEVAKNMEAEKQVRFFQGSVAAAFSERDKSVMEAEKAKEKAERMSEKLNEIEMRLEELSSDCLVQKRLNDTLQADVAKLEEQTKVYAEVIEKFYDIRKASLCESLEVNLHDKCASLLDDPKESWTFNDPSTSEYVAALEGELGKVKKTVDNLKSKQRVGLEIENHLKKRVHALEKKNIVADGLIVDGIADVRHHHSQLRDYIINLLNEEGLYIKSIFEDLEEKLKLRSSEIQNVVPLQHDLKPDESECRDVHITTAVDSCQVNKLEEPSFAKITAESRADASEALAQALQEKLEEPIFTKIAAESRAGASEAFAQALQEKVGALLLLSQQEERYLHEENINAALQRKVDELQRNVLQVTNEKVRTLMELARLRQEYQSLKDKMSGTRDGEATEKSGGMVMSNEKEGRLKNMWKKSYINRWIDPSSREGGSHSNTEADHAGNIDYARMNVEYAALKESLESMGHLTTSIRRLRLALLKVKETNDTETAARTCEVAISNILVEATHLKTALGISIPISWSAESDMESVADGESSCDKTDSVSAAGFEMVELVILAAEILKEQHN from the exons ATGGATCATAATCTAGATGAGAACGAGAGCCTAAGGGCTCGGGTTATACAACTCGAACATG AGCGTAGTGAACTACAGAAAGATATTGAACAGTTGTGCATGCAACAAGCTGGACCTAGCATTCTTGGTGTGGCTACTCGGATGCATTTCCAGAG GACAGCTAGCTTGGAGCAGGAGATAGAGGCCTTAAAAATGAAGTTGGCTAATTGCTCAAGGGAGAAACACAATCTTCAAGAGGAACTTGCAGAAGCTTACCGGGTCAAA GCTCAGTTAGCAGATTTACATGCTGGAGAAGTAGCAAAG AATATGGAAGCAGAGAAGCAGGTTAGGTTTTTCCAGGGCTCGGTGGCAGCTGCTTTTTCTGAAAGGGATAAATCAGTTATGGAG GCTGAGAAAGCTAAAGAGAAAGCTGAAAGGATGTCAGAGAAACTTAATGAAATTGAAATGCG GTTAGAAGAACTCAGCTCCGATTGTCTCGTACAGAAGAGACTAAATGACACTTTGCAAGCTGACGTGGCAAAACTTGAAGAACAGACTAAAGTCTATGCAGAG GTGATTGAGAAGTTCTATGATATTCGTAAAGCTTCGCTCTGTGAGTCCCTTGAAGTGAATTTGCATGACAAATGTGCAAGTTTATTGGATGATCCTAAAGAATCATGGACTTTTAATGATCCCTCAACATCAGAATATGTA GCTGCGCTTGAAGGAGAGTTGGGGAAGGTTAAGAAGACTGTGGATAATCTTAAAAGTAAACAACGAGTT GGCTTAGAAATTGAGAATCATTTGAAGAAGAGGGTTCATGCCTTGGAAAAGAAGAAT ATTGTTGCAGATGGGCTGATTGTCGATGGAATTGCAGATGTGCGCCATCATCATTCTCAATTGAGGGACTACATCATTAATTTACTTAATGAGGAAGGACTATACATTAAATCGATTTTCGAAGATCTAGAGGAAAAACTTAAACTTCGTTCATCAGAAATACAGAATGTAGTGCCACTGCAACATGATTTGAAGCCAGACGAATCTGAATGCCGGGATGTGCATATAACCACAGCTGTTGATTCTTGCCAAGTAAATAAG CTCGAGGAACCTAGTTTTGCTAAAATCACGGCTGAAAGTAGGGCTGATGCATCTGAAGCCCTTGCACAAGCATTACAAGAGAAG CTTGAGGAACCTATTTTCACCAAAATCGCCGCTGAAAGTAGAGCTGGTGCATCTGAAGCCTTTGCACAAGCACTACAAGAGAAG GTTGGAGCTCTTTTACTTTTATCACAGCAGGAAGAAAGATATTTACATGAAGAAAATATCAATGCAGCTCTCCAACGGAAAGTAGATGAGCTTCAAAGGAATGTCTTGCAG GTTACAAACGAAAAGGTGAGAACCCTTATGGAGTTAGCACGACTACGACAGGAATATCAGTCGCTAAAAGA CAAAATGAGTGGTACAAGAGATGGAGAAGCAACGGAGAAAAGTGGCGGTATGGTTATGAGCAATGAGAAAGAGGGAAGACTAAAGAATATGTGGAAGAAGTCTTACATAAATCGTTGGATTGACCCAAGTTCAAGAGAAGGCGGAAGTCACTCGAACACTGAAGCAGATCATGCTGGTAACATTGATTATGCCAG AATGAATGTAGAATACGCAGCTTTAAAAGAAAGCCTCGAAAGCATGGGGCACTTGACTACTTCAATCCGCAGGCTTCGTCTAGCGCTCTTGAAG GTAAAGGAGACGAATGATACTGAAACAGCTGCGAGAACTTGCGAAGTAGCGATTTCCAACATCCTTGTGGAGGCAACCCATTTAAAGACCGCCCTTGGCATCTCCATACCCATTAGCTGGTCGGCTGAATCAGACATGGAATCAGTTGCTGATGGTGAATCAAGCTGTGATAAGACGGATTCTGTTTCTGCTGCAGGGTTTGAGATGGTGGAGCTTGTTATTCTAGCAGCCGAGATACTGAAAGAACAACACAACTGA
- the LOC106302518 gene encoding endo-1,4-beta-xylanase A: MKRFNNGVFHFVVFISILLFLGPGLCMHPFSYDHSLKSEEMEKTEKFQKGDIYSISAWVKLRNEKKRAVRITLRGKNVRYVDGGQVMAKNGCWSLLKGGFIVNVSAPVDIFFKSDGSAAAEISVQNVRLQRFNKTQWRLQQDQVIEKIRKSKVRFQLSFQNKSPVEGSFISIKQIRPSFLLGCAMNYRILESDSYREWFVSRFRLTSFTNEMKWYTTEEVRGQENYTLADAMMQLAEENKILVKGHTVLWDDKKWQPIWVKSITDPDDLKNVTLNRMNSVMKRYKGRLIGWDVINENLHYSYYEDMLGKNASAMIYSLASKIDPDIPLFINEYNTVEYAKGVGSPINVKNKMQEIVSYPGNMNIKGGIGAQAHFVPAQPNLPYMRSALDTLGSLGFPVWLTEVDMPKCPDQVKYMEEVLREAYSHPAVQGIILYAGPEMSGFNKLTLADNDFNNTKAGDLIDKLLQEWQQEPAEIPVEYHEHNDEEQSRIIGFSPEVSLLHGHYTVTVTNPSMKNFSTTFSLEVTTESGQLQVVQLELDV, translated from the exons ATGAAGAGATTCAACAATGGCGTTTTCCACTTCGTGGTTTTTATCTCTATTCTTCTTTTTCTGGGTCCAGGGCTTTGCATGCATCCTTTCTCCTACGATCATTCTCTAAAATCAGAG GAAATGGAGAAAACGGAAAAGTTTCAGAAAGGGGACATATACAGCATATCTG CTTGGGTAAAGTTGAGGAATGAGAAGAAAAGAGCAGTAAGAATAACTTTGAGGGGAAAGAATGTCAGATACGTTGATGGAGGTCAAGTTATGGCGAAGAACGGATGCTGGTCTTTGCTTAAAGGCGGTTTTATCGTCAATGTCTCGGCCCCTGTCGACATTTTCTTCAAG AGTGATGGCTCAGCGGCCGCAGAGATAAGTGTACAAAACGTGAGGTTGCAACGGTTCAACAAAACACAGTGGAGACTCCAGCAAGACCAAGTCATTGAAAAG ATTCGAAAGAGCAAGGTGAGATTTCAACTGAGCTTTCAGAACAAAAGCCCAGTAGAAGGATCATTCATTTCCATAAAACAGATCAGACCATCGTTCCTCCTTGGCTGTGCTATGAACTACCGAATCTTGGAAAGTGATAGCTATAGAGAATGGTTTGTGTCACGGTTTAGACTAACTTCCTTCACAAATGAAATGAAATGGTATACAACTGAGGAAGTGCGAGGCCAAGAGAACTACACATTGGCTGATGCAATGATGCAGCTTGCCGAGGAAAACAAGATTCTTGTCAAGGGACATACGGTTTTGTGGGACGACAAGAAATGGCAGCCAATTTGGGTTAAGTCGATAACTGATCCTGACGATCTTAAAAATGTGACTCTCAACAGAATGAACTCAGTTATGAAGAGATATAAAGGGAGGTTAATTGGATGGGATGTGATTAATGAGAATTTGCATTACAGCTATTACGAGGACATGCTTGGGAAAAACGCTTCAGCTATGATCTACTCTTTGGCCTCTAAGATTGATCCTGATATACCATTGTTCATAAACGAGTACAACACCGTAGAGTATGCAAAAGGAGTTGGGAGCCCGATCAACGTGAAGAATAAGATGCAAGAGATTGTTTCGTACCCAGGAAACATGAATATCAAAGGAGGGATTGGAGCACAAGCTCACTTTGTTCCAGCACAGCCTAACTTGCCTTACATGAGATCTGCTTTAGATACGTTAGGCTCTCTGGGTTTTCCAGTTTGGCTTACGGAGGTTGATATGCCCAAGTGCCCGGATCAG GTTAAATACATGGAGGAGGTTCTGAGAGAAGCTTACTCGCATCCTGCAGTCCAAGGCATAATCTTATATGCGGGGCCTGAGATGTCAGGTTTCAACAAGTTAACTCTTGCCGACAATGATTTCAACAACACAAAAGCAGGAGATCTCATTGACAAGCTGCTCCAAGAGTGGCAACAAGAACCTGCAGAGATTCCTGTTGAATACCACGAACATAATGATGAAGAACAAAGTCGAATCATTGGCTTTTCTCCAGAGGTTTCCTTGCTGCATGGACATTACACAGTTACTGTAACTAATCCATCGATGAAGAACTTCTCCACTACCTTCAGCTTGGAGGTAACTACGGAGTCGGGTCAACTCCAAGTGGTTCAACTTGAACTTGATGTTTGA
- the LOC106307015 gene encoding myosin heavy chain, clone 203 isoform X2: MDHNLDENESLRARVIQLEHERSELQKDIEQLCMQQAGPSILGVATRMHFQRTASLEQEIEALKMKLANCSREKHNLQEELAEAYRVKAQLADLHAGEVAKNMEAEKQVRFFQGSVAAAFSERDKSVMEAEKAKEKAERMSEKLNEIEMRLEELSSDCLVQKRLNDTLQADVAKLEEQTKVYAEVIEKFYDIRKASLCESLEVNLHDKCASLLDDPKESWTFNDPSTSEYVAALEGELGKVKKTVDNLKSKQRVGLEIENHLKKRVHALEKKNIVADGLIVDGIADVRHHHSQLRDYIINLLNEEGLYIKSIFEDLEEKLKLRSSEIQNVVPLQHDLKPDESECRDVHITTAVDSCQLEEPSFAKITAESRADASEALAQALQEKLEEPIFTKIAAESRAGASEAFAQALQEKVGALLLLSQQEERYLHEENINAALQRKVDELQRNVLQVTNEKVRTLMELARLRQEYQSLKDKMSGTRDGEATEKSGGMVMSNEKEGRLKNMWKKSYINRWIDPSSREGGSHSNTEADHAGNIDYARMNVEYAALKESLESMGHLTTSIRRLRLALLKVKETNDTETAARTCEVAISNILVEATHLKTALGISIPISWSAESDMESVADGESSCDKTDSVSAAGFEMVELVILAAEILKEQHN, from the exons ATGGATCATAATCTAGATGAGAACGAGAGCCTAAGGGCTCGGGTTATACAACTCGAACATG AGCGTAGTGAACTACAGAAAGATATTGAACAGTTGTGCATGCAACAAGCTGGACCTAGCATTCTTGGTGTGGCTACTCGGATGCATTTCCAGAG GACAGCTAGCTTGGAGCAGGAGATAGAGGCCTTAAAAATGAAGTTGGCTAATTGCTCAAGGGAGAAACACAATCTTCAAGAGGAACTTGCAGAAGCTTACCGGGTCAAA GCTCAGTTAGCAGATTTACATGCTGGAGAAGTAGCAAAG AATATGGAAGCAGAGAAGCAGGTTAGGTTTTTCCAGGGCTCGGTGGCAGCTGCTTTTTCTGAAAGGGATAAATCAGTTATGGAG GCTGAGAAAGCTAAAGAGAAAGCTGAAAGGATGTCAGAGAAACTTAATGAAATTGAAATGCG GTTAGAAGAACTCAGCTCCGATTGTCTCGTACAGAAGAGACTAAATGACACTTTGCAAGCTGACGTGGCAAAACTTGAAGAACAGACTAAAGTCTATGCAGAG GTGATTGAGAAGTTCTATGATATTCGTAAAGCTTCGCTCTGTGAGTCCCTTGAAGTGAATTTGCATGACAAATGTGCAAGTTTATTGGATGATCCTAAAGAATCATGGACTTTTAATGATCCCTCAACATCAGAATATGTA GCTGCGCTTGAAGGAGAGTTGGGGAAGGTTAAGAAGACTGTGGATAATCTTAAAAGTAAACAACGAGTT GGCTTAGAAATTGAGAATCATTTGAAGAAGAGGGTTCATGCCTTGGAAAAGAAGAAT ATTGTTGCAGATGGGCTGATTGTCGATGGAATTGCAGATGTGCGCCATCATCATTCTCAATTGAGGGACTACATCATTAATTTACTTAATGAGGAAGGACTATACATTAAATCGATTTTCGAAGATCTAGAGGAAAAACTTAAACTTCGTTCATCAGAAATACAGAATGTAGTGCCACTGCAACATGATTTGAAGCCAGACGAATCTGAATGCCGGGATGTGCATATAACCACAGCTGTTGATTCTTGCCAA CTCGAGGAACCTAGTTTTGCTAAAATCACGGCTGAAAGTAGGGCTGATGCATCTGAAGCCCTTGCACAAGCATTACAAGAGAAG CTTGAGGAACCTATTTTCACCAAAATCGCCGCTGAAAGTAGAGCTGGTGCATCTGAAGCCTTTGCACAAGCACTACAAGAGAAG GTTGGAGCTCTTTTACTTTTATCACAGCAGGAAGAAAGATATTTACATGAAGAAAATATCAATGCAGCTCTCCAACGGAAAGTAGATGAGCTTCAAAGGAATGTCTTGCAG GTTACAAACGAAAAGGTGAGAACCCTTATGGAGTTAGCACGACTACGACAGGAATATCAGTCGCTAAAAGA CAAAATGAGTGGTACAAGAGATGGAGAAGCAACGGAGAAAAGTGGCGGTATGGTTATGAGCAATGAGAAAGAGGGAAGACTAAAGAATATGTGGAAGAAGTCTTACATAAATCGTTGGATTGACCCAAGTTCAAGAGAAGGCGGAAGTCACTCGAACACTGAAGCAGATCATGCTGGTAACATTGATTATGCCAG AATGAATGTAGAATACGCAGCTTTAAAAGAAAGCCTCGAAAGCATGGGGCACTTGACTACTTCAATCCGCAGGCTTCGTCTAGCGCTCTTGAAG GTAAAGGAGACGAATGATACTGAAACAGCTGCGAGAACTTGCGAAGTAGCGATTTCCAACATCCTTGTGGAGGCAACCCATTTAAAGACCGCCCTTGGCATCTCCATACCCATTAGCTGGTCGGCTGAATCAGACATGGAATCAGTTGCTGATGGTGAATCAAGCTGTGATAAGACGGATTCTGTTTCTGCTGCAGGGTTTGAGATGGTGGAGCTTGTTATTCTAGCAGCCGAGATACTGAAAGAACAACACAACTGA